In the Bacillus sp. FJAT-42376 genome, GTCTACTCCCAAGTCGATACCACCTTTGATAAGCCGTATTTTTATATGCTTGGATATGAAAACAATGAGCAGGAAAGTCTCCAGCACTTGTTTGCACGGTATTCAAGCAATGGCAGGATCTCTGATAAAAACCTTCAGCAGCTGGAAAGGGAATTAGAGAAAATGGAAGGCTCCATCCAGGTGATAAACGAGGAAGGGAGGGTTGTCCAGTCAACTGGCTCTGAAAAGAGGAAAGAAGACTACAAGCCGCTGGACGTGCTTGTCAGGACAACATCACCAGGTAAATTTGAAACCCACACAGCCATTTTCATGGATCCGAAATCTGGTCTTACTTGGGTTCTGCATACACCCAAGCAAGGTGCAGAGCCAGTGAGATTCTCCATTCTTAAAGAAATTGTTCGGCTCATTATTATCCTCACAGTTGTTCTGCTCACATTAACGTTAGCTATTTCCTTTTGGCAGGGATTCAGGTACAGCCAGCCCCTCCTGCTTTTCACCAGCTGGCTTGAAAGGATGGGCTACGGGAATTACGGGGAAGTACTGACAGAAAAAGAGCGCAAAAAAGTCTTCAAAAGAAATGGAAAGATGCGCCTGAAGTACAAGCTTTATAAAGAAGTGATCGGGGCTTTCTACGAAATGGCCGAAAATCTTTCTGCCGCAGACAAGGAAAGGGACCGGCTCGAAAAAACGCGTGAAGAATGGATGACCGGCATTTCCCATGATCTCAGGACACCTCTTTCAACGATCCAGGGCTACGCCCATTTGCTTGAAAGCGGACAGTACAGATGGGATGAAGAAGAGCTGCAGGACATGGGAAGGATGATCAGGGAAAAAGGAGATTATATGACGGCCTTAATTGAGGATTTCTCCCTTGCCTTCCAGCTCCAAAACCAGTCGCTTCCCCATCAGCTGAAGCCGGTCGACCTGCACGAACTTGTGCGCGGCATTATGCTTAAATTTGCCAACGACCGCACTCTTGAGGACGTTCCTTTCAATTTTAAAAGCGCAGATTTAAAAATTTATATACAAGCAGATAGACGCTGGTTTGAGCGAATGCTCGATAACCTCATCTATAATTGCATCAAGCATAACCCAAAGGGCACAAGCGTTACCGCCTCGGTCAGCAGACAGGGTGAATCCGCCGTTGTTACGATCGCTGACAACGGTGCGGGAATGGACGAAGAAACAGTCCGGCACCTCTTCGACCGCTACTTCCGCGGCACAAGCACAGATGAGCAGACAGAAGGAGCCGGCTTGGGCATGAGCATCGCCCGCGCCATCGCCGAGCTCCACGGCGGCAGCATTCAAGTCTCTTCTGTTAAACATAAGGGCACTGTTTTCCGGCTTGCATTTCCTTTGGGAGGGGAGTAGGAGAAAGAGAAGGTTTATAATTCCAGATGGTTTTTTCCCTTTTCTTTCTCCTGATTGTATGTAATCTTGATCCACGCGTTCATCCAGACAGCCGCACAAAACTCACTATACAAAACGAGTTTCCTTTAGATTAAAAAATCCCCGTCTCCGCACATTTTCCCCATAAATTAGAAGCATCCCCACCCACTCCTCATTGAAATCACCCCCAACCCATGATATTGTAAAAGGAGTTTTATTTTCATCCGAAATTAAAAGATGTACCCATATAGAGAGGAATGGACGTTAACATGAGTACTAATTTCTGGCGTGATTTGCCGCGGCCGTTTTTTGTGCTGGCACCGATGGAGGATGTGACGGATGTGGTGTTTCGTCATGTGGTGAGTGCAGCAGGGCGGCCGGATGTGTTTTTCACGGAGTTTACGAATTCAGATAGCTATTGTCATCCGGATGGCATTGAGAGTGTGCGCGGGCGTTTGACGTTCACGGAGGATGAGCAGCCGATGGTCGCCCACATTTGGGGGGATCGTCCTGACTATTTCCGTCAGATGAGTATTGGCATGGCGGAGATGGGGTTCAAGGGGATTGACATCAATATGGGCTGCCCGGTTCCGAATGTGGCACAAAGAGGAAAGGGCAGCGGCTTGATTCTGCGTCCGGATGTGGCGGCAGAGCTCGTTCAGGCGGCCAAAGCGGGCGGTCTTCCTGTCAGCGTGAAAACGCGTCTTGGCTTTAAGGAGATTGATGAGTGGAAGGAGTGGCTCGCGCATATTTTGAAGCAGGATATTGCCAACCTATCCATTCATTTGCGGACAAGAGATGAAATGAGCCAGGTGGACGCGCACTGGGAGCTCATTCCGGAAATCAAAGCACTGCGTGACGAGATTGCACCGGATACGCTGCTCACTATTAATGGCGATATCCCTGACCGTCAAAAAGGCTTGGAGCTTGCTGAAAAGTACGGAATCGACGGCGTGATGATCGGGCGGGGAATTTTCAAGAATCCATTCGCTTTTGAAAAAGAGCCGAAAGAGCACAGCAGTGAAGAATACCTGGATCTATTAAGGCTGCAGCTTGATCTTCAGGATCAATATGCGGAGACCGTGCCGCGCTCCGTCACGGGGCTTCACCGCTTTTTCAAAATTTATGTAAAGGGATTCCCTGGAGCGGCTGAATTGCGAAGCAAGCTGATGAACACGAAATCGACGGATGAAGTGCGGGCATTGCTTGATAATTTTGGTAAATAAGCTTGGTGGAACACGTACAGTTCTCGTGTCATAGTTAAGAAGAAGCAGGTTTCCCATATAAGCGGGAACCTGCTTTTATTCATATAGGGGCAATGATCTTAAAACCCCTCCACGATCTTCATCTTGTTGATGAGCTTTACTATTTTATCAGGATTGCCCTTATCGATCGAAACCAATTTTGTATTGTCGATGATCTCTTCATAAAATTTCTTGCCGGCAGGGTACTGGCCATCCCATCGCAAGGGGACGTTGTAAACATTGATCGTGCCGTCACCATTCCCTCTGTATGTGACGGAGCCATCTGCCAGTCGGGAACCTGCTAATTGGATCACATCTTCAGGATAGGCAGCACTGGTGCTGTCATCAGGATTAAGCGGCGTTCCGGCGGAGAGAAGGTGAACATTTAATTCATCAATCTCCTGATTGGGTCCAAGCTGCAGCCAGACTCTGGCATATTCGATCTGTTTAGAAGAATAGCTGGATAAAGGGTCTTCCCTTCTTGCTTCTGCTGAAGCTTTCGTTGAGCGCTCCCATTTATCCTCACTTGTACAACCTGTGAGCAGTAAAACGAGCAAAATTAGAGCGGCATAATTCAAACGTTTCTTCATTTCGGCGGATCCTTTCTTAGTAATCTTGCGCTGTGAAAAATTGTAACATATTAAACGTTATTCTCACCGTTACTGAGTCCATCTATTTATCAAACATGATTTCCATTGAAAGGACATAGAGATTCTTTTTAGGTAAAAACAACCAATCCACCGGACTAATTTGCTTTCCTCACCAATATAATCATTCGGCAGGGAAATTTCTCTACATTGGGAGGAATAAGATGAAATTCGTCCGGTTCTTCGTTTTCTTTCTGATTTTCGCGTTGTGGATCTCGGCGTCACACAGTCATGTCACCGCAGCTGAACAAACCCGAAACATACAGCTATCTAAAGGTTCGGTGAAGGGAGAAATCACCCTTAAGCCTGCCGCAAAGCTCAAGGTCGCCTATATCACATTTGATGACGGACCGAGCAGATATACCTCGCAAATTCTGGATATCTTAAAAAAGAAACAGGTGAAAGCGTCATTTTTCGCGGTGGAGCCGAATATTAGAGCTTACAGGACGAGTATGAACAGAGTGAACAGGGAAGGGCATTATATCGGCTTGCATAGTGTTTCCCACAGTGTGAAGAAGCTGTACCGGGGCAGTCCTAAAAATGTGGCATTGGAAATGGAAGCGACACGAAAAACACTGCAGTCGGTGGTTAAGGTTAACCATTATTTGGTCAGAGTGCCTTATGGCAGCAAGCCGTATATGACGAAGGCCTATAGAGACTGGCTCGTGCGGTATCATTTTAAAATGTGGGACTGGACGATTGACAGCAACGATTGGAGATATAAAACCAGTCAATACGGCACCATTATCAGGAACGTTAAAAATGCCGTGCCATCCGTGGAAAGACAAAATAAGCCCATCATCATCCTGATGCATGAGCGGCCGCAAACCGTTCGGGCGCTGCCCCAGATTATTGATTATCTGAAATCGAGAGGATACGTACTGGTGCCCTATAATCCGAAGCAGCATGTTGTGAGTAATTTTTGGAATGATGGGAGGTTGTAGACTAATAACCCTGTGTGCACAGTAAACTTAAGAAGTGCCTGTGCCTTTTCTCTTACCGTATTTTTTTCGAGATCAATTGATTTAACTAAAGGTAAGGACGTGACTTTGACTACCTGCAAAATCGGCTGAACCAACTAGCCAGCGGCCCGTCTCCTATTCCTAAAAGCTCTTCCGGCAGCGGACTGGGGGCTTTTTTTATTTTCACAAAAATAAATGCATAAAATAGGTGTTTCCATCAAATTAATATAATTAAAACATTACCTTGACACTCATAGTACTTTATTGCATAATACTGGTAAGGAGGAGGTGATGAGATGAGCAAGAGCAAAATCACATCCGACCTGCTGCGGGGCCATACGGATACGATGATTTTACGGGTCTTATCTGAAGCGGATCGTTATGGGTATGAGATTGTAAAGCTGATTGCTGAACGCTCTGGCGGGGAGTATGAATTAAAGGAAGCGACCATGTACTCAAGCGTCCGGCGGCTTGAAGCAGACGGTGACATTGAATGGTACTGGGGCGATGAATCACAGGGAGGACGGCGCAAATATTTCAGGATAACCGAAAAGGGGAAGTCAACTTACGCAAGCAACATCGACAATTGGGAGTATGCCAAGAAGGTTCTCGAAAAATTATTATAAGGGAGAAGTGACCGTATGAATGAGAAGCTGAACCAATATGTGCAGGGTGTATTCGCTCCATACAATGGAGTGAAGAGTGTGGATGAGCTGAAGGCGGATTTGCTGTCTGACCTTCAGGAGCGCTTTAGCGAACTCAAGAAAGAAGGAAAGGACGATGAAACGGCCCTGGCCATAACCATTGACAGCATCGGTGACATCGAACAAACGGTACTGGAGGTCGCGAATCTCTCGCGTTCACTTGAGCGTCAGGTGATTACAAACCTGAGTGCGAGCAATCTGGCAAACAGTGACTTTGCAGGTGTTACCGCGCATAATGGGAAATTTACCTCCACTGCGCTGCGGGGGTCTGACTTTACCGGAGCGGATTTGACCGGCAGCACATTTAAATCAAGCGATGTTCGCGAAGCAAATTTTAACAGCGCCAATTTAACAGACTGCAACTTTTCGACTCTTGATTTGACGAGTGCAGCCTTCCAAAAAACAATCCTGGTCCGCACGAACTTCAGTAAGTCAGGGCTTGCCGGAGCAACATTCAAAGATGCAACGCTGACAGATGTCATGCTGAATGCATGTGACGTCAAAAAAACCACGTTTGAAAACTGTGTTTTTGATGGGGTGGACTTTACTTACTCCGACCTGACAGGACTGCGTTTTGACGGCCAGACGTTTATCGGCGTCAAGTTTGACAAGGCAGGGCTCGAAAATGTTTCGTTCAAGGGGGCTACTCTTAAGAATGTCTCTTTTAAGGGCGGTGTCCTTTCTAAGAAATATTACCGCGCCATTAAAACGGTCAATTTTGACGGCGCCATGATGGATAAACTGACCTTCGCTGCGCTAAAAGGGATTGAAGCCAACCTTTCGAATGTGACCATTATATAAGGAGGGGAAGACATGCTGAAGAATGCCATTCAAGTTTCTTTGCCATGAAGGCTTATAAATGCCTGCAGTATTTGCAGGGGGCCGACCGATTCAACCATATTGCATTTATTGAGCTGCTGCACTTCGATGTTCACATTTTCACCAGAGCGGCAAACCGCTTTCATGTCCATATCAAGGCTGATCGCGGTCCGCTCAATTCCTCAAGGATCAATCCTGATAACACTTCTCATACTCATCCTTCATCAGCAGGCTCTGACAAGCCCGCCCGTTTTCATCGTAAATTTCTTTAGTCACATCCAACTTGATACTCCGGTCCGAATCGGGATACTCCGGATTGTCATTCAGGATATAGAGGGTATCTTCATCCATCCATTTCATTGAAAAATCATCTTTTGCATCACTATAGTAGATGGTTTTGATATTGCCTGCCTCATTATTCTCTGTGATTTCAACCCACACATTCACTCCCCCGGCGGCACCTCCATAGAGCTCATAAAAAGCATTCGCTGTGTATGTCTCTGAAGGGGATGATATAGGTCCGGGACCTTTTTGCATAGCCTGCCGGTCAATCTTGTTAAAGGTGAAGAAATGGTCTGATACAGAATAATCCCAACTACTAAAACGAAACCTGTCAAAGCGGCACCAAGCCATTTTTTTGGGAAGGGCTTCTTCTTGGTGATGGAAAGAGTGAGATTAAATAAAAACAGAATGATTAATAGAACAGTAGTAACAAAGAGAAGGCAAAACAGCAAAAATCCAATCAGATTGATAATAGCGGTATCCTCCTGTTCAACGAATAGGTAAATTATGATAAGTTTAGTTTATCAGAAGATCTTGGAAATTAACTGCCAAAAAAAGTGATTATAATCAAAAGTCAGGTGATATGTTCTTCCAGTGAGGCAGTCTTTATTTAGTGGCAAGTTTTTATTTGAAAAACAATGGAGAAACTCATCCAGCCTGCGATGGAAACCGATCCGGTAGATCCAAGACTATAACAAGATTCCTGTTAAAAAGGGGAGTGAAAATCAAACATTGATTTTCACTCCCCTTTGTTTTGATTGAACGTGACTGTCTTCTGAATAGCCTTCAACTAGGAGCCGCCATCCTCTCCTGCTTTTCCTCTTTCAGGAGCCTGCAGTGGCAACTTTACACGATGCTAGATCTTCACCGGTTCTTTCCGGTACACCGTCACCCCGTCATGGCTCTTAAATTCTCTGCCCTCCAGGAAATCGAGCACCATCTCATTAAACAGATCCTTCCTCATCGTGCTCAGCGGATCGAACGCGTCCTTAAATAACACAAGCACGGCATCCGGAATATGGGCGAACAGGTTCTGGGAGCCTTTCTTTTCATCGACGCCCATCACTTTCTTTTCACCGCCCATCACAAGTGTCGGAGAGGTGATGCGGTGCAGCTGGTCCGTATGGTAGGGGAACTCTGAATTTTTCGCCAGGATAAACATGTCCTTGTCAAAAGTGAACGAGTTCCTCAGCACGCTTTTCGTATATTCGTCTTTTCCGTAAACCTTCATCATCTGGTTGATGATGGTATCATAGGACAGCCTTTTAAAGATCGCGTTGGAAAGCTTCAATACCCATCCGGACACTTTGGAGGGAAACTCGCTGTATCCGTTCGACAGGACCAATTTATTTATATAATGGGGATATTTCAGTGCAAACAGCTGGGCTGTGACCGAACCATACGATAACCCCACCAAATGGATTTTCGAAAGATGAAGTTCATCCAATAGCATTTTAAGATCCTCTGCCATCACCCGTGCAGAGAACGTATTGTCAGGGAACGTCTTTGTTGATTCCCCGTGGCCTCTTAAATCGACCATAATCATTTGATACTTGGAGGAAAAGGCGTCGATTTGCGGCTCCCACATTCTCCAGCTGGCGCCCAGTCCGTGAAGGAATATAACAGGCGGCCCCTCACCGCGGACTTCATAGTTTAACTGAACGTGATCCATTTCCACTTTAGGCATATAGGCTCCTCCAAAACAAACAGAATGACATCATAATGAACAATTATAATCTGGTAAAATATGAAAGGGAAGAGGGTTTGGAAAAAATAGGTGAAGTCCTTATTGAGAATATAGAGGGAAACAGGAAGGCCTTTTATTCGTCGTAAAAAACGCCTGGAGCACAGCGAAATAAGCAGAGGCAGGCAGAACCCTCTGCTTATTTTGCTGTGCTGGCCAAAAAGTTTACAAAAAATGAGAAACCCCGCTGCTTCTCTCCGTCTAATGAATGAAAGGGGGAAACCAATGAATGCCGGCAAAAAAATTCCCATTGATACAAAAGCTGATCATCCGGATGAGCGTGAAGACTATTTCAGACAAGTGATGGAGGAACATGGGACCGACCTTTTAAAGTTGGCCTACTCGTATGTGAAAAATCAGGAGACAGCCAAGGATTTGGTCCAGAGCTCCTTTGTCTCTTTTTATTTGAATCTCCCGTCCTTTAAAGGGGACTCGTCTATTAAAACGTGGCTTTACCGGATCACCGCCAATAAATGCAAAGACCATTTAAGAAGTGCTTATGTGAGAAGGGTTTTCCCGGTCCATTACATGAAGGAAGCTCCCCATCATGAGAACCAGACGGAAAGAGCTCTTATGGATGGAGAATTTTCAGAATGGCTGAAGGACTGTATTTTCAAGCTCCCGGTTAAATACAGGGAAGTCATTATGTTCTATTATTATCAGGAGCTGAGTGCTGCAGAAATAGCGGAAGTGCTCCAAGTACCTGAGAGCACGGTAAGAACACGGCTCGACCGTGCCCGGAAAAAACTTGCACCCCTCATTAAAGAGGAGGAATTATTTAATGAATAAATTCAAAGAACAAATGGATCAAACGGAATTCGGTTCGATGAAGTTCGATAAGGTGGATCAGCTTGCGGTAATGAAGGAAGTAAGGGAAACACAAAACCGCGGCCGAAAGCGCAAGAAGAAGTTTCCATCTGTTATTCTGACCACGATGGCTGCAGCCGCCATCCTGTTTGTTTTATTGATGCAGTCGCCTATAAAAGATCAGATTGAAGCGGGAAAACCAAAGCCGAATACCTTGTTGAGCCAGTCCAACGATCCGGGGCTTGTCGCCTGGAGCCAAAAAAATGATCCGCAGAAGGTGAACCAAACATCCGAGAGCAGCGGCATCAAGGTAACCATCAAAGAAATCATGTACGACGGATACCGGATGGCCATCGGCTATGAAGTTCAATCAAAGACAAAATTTGTCGGCCCTGTTCATAATCCGAAGATTACGGTGAATGGGAAGGGGATCGATGTTTCCGATACAACCGATTCAGTTGAGTCACAACTCAACGCCTATGAAAAAGAAGCTCACTCTTTCAGTGGCGTAACAAGCTTCTTTATCAAGGAGAAGCTGCCGGAAAAATTTGAAGTGAAGCTGCAATTTTACGGAAATCAGAACCTCATGGAAGCTCGTAAAACGGCCGCGTTTGATAAGGCAAGAGGGACAAAGGGGAATTGGGCATTCTCAATTCCGGTTGATAAAAAAGGGGAAATCTATACCATTAAACCGAAAAAAAGTGTGACAAAGGATGCGACCAAACTAAGTGTGGATAAGGTCATTCTTGCCCCTTCTGTAACAGAGGTAACAGCTGTAAAAGAATCAAAGGGCAAAGATGCTTTCAAAGGATCTCAATACAGAATATTAGATGATAAAGGAAATCTGCTTGCTGGTTTCGGGGATATAGAGTTGTCTGGTGAAGAAAAGAACGGCAAATCTATTTTTCGATGCATCGGAAGGTTTGCCCCGGCAGATGGCATTCCATCTTATATTGCAGTGCAGCCGTTCACGTATAATGATGCCGAAAACAACCCTGATCAAGGAAAGATTACTGTAAAAAGAATCACAGATCCGCTCCCAATGGTCTTCCCGCAGAACGATAAATCGATTGTAGTAAACAAAATTGAGGAATCAAAGGATAAAAAACGGTTAAAAATTTATTATGAAGTAAAAGGCGATCTTCCAGAACTGAGAATCAGGTTCTTTCATCTCACCATTGGAAATTATGAAAGCGAGTCAAGGAAGGATCTATTAGATCAAAACTTATTCAAAAACATCACCAGCAATGAAAATGAAAAAGTAGCAGAATTTAATACGGGACTTAGAAACGATCTTTACTTATCAAGCCCGAATGTAAACCCAGTCCTCTATAAAGAGATGGAGCTGAAAATCCCGATCAACAAAAAGGACCTGATCAAAAAATAGGCAAAACCCCGGTGGCGTGTGCACCGGGGTTTTATTCCTGAGAGGCTAGGTATGGTATCTTGTAATCATGAGCACTTGAGAGAACAAATTGTCTGGAGGAATTCCAATGAATTTAGAAGAACAGAAAAAGTTTATCCTGACAGGTCAAATGTACAACGATTTAACTCCTGAACTAATTAAGGCAAGAGAGGATGCAGTTTTCCTTACAAATGAGTACAATAATAGCTTTAGCAAACCGCAGCATGAAAGGGAAGAGCTTTTAAAAAAGCTAGTGAAAAGCATGGGGAAAGGCGTTCATTTAGAACCGAATTTCAGATGTGAATTCGGGTTTAATATTACGATAGGGGATCATTTTTATGCTAATTTTGATTGCGTCATGCTGGACGGGGCAGATATCCATATAGGGGACAATGTTTTGTTTGGACCTCGAGTTGGAATTTATACCTCGAATCATGCAATAGATCCTAAGGAAAGAGCCGCAGGCGGATGTTATGCCAAGCCTGTACGTATTGGGGATAACGTGTGGATTGGTGCAGGCGTTCATATTAATCAAGGTGTAACGATTGGAGAAAATACAATCATTGGATCGGGCAGTGTGATTACAAAAAGTATTCCGGCTAATGTCATTGCAGCTGGTGTCCCATGTAAAGTAATCCGGGAAATTACAGAAGCCGACCGAACTGGATTTGTAGGATAAGGGCGGTGTCAGACACCACCCGTTGTTTGTCGAAGAGAACGTCTTATCCTAGAGGGCTCATTTCCGGAAAAAATGCGTATAGTCCGCCTTTTCCTGAATATTAAACGCAATCACTTTCTCAAGCAATTCATAGTTA is a window encoding:
- a CDS encoding HAMP domain-containing sensor histidine kinase, coding for MSLRRRLALHFSLQFISIMVFVGIISLVLLFVLLMHVNREEMKQNFPEGAVENIAIDTQIKENKATISDAWKHQLEERNLWVQVIDMEGDVIGSENTPEFLPDSYSVSEILQIEKTNQYEGFYVYSQVDTTFDKPYFYMLGYENNEQESLQHLFARYSSNGRISDKNLQQLERELEKMEGSIQVINEEGRVVQSTGSEKRKEDYKPLDVLVRTTSPGKFETHTAIFMDPKSGLTWVLHTPKQGAEPVRFSILKEIVRLIIILTVVLLTLTLAISFWQGFRYSQPLLLFTSWLERMGYGNYGEVLTEKERKKVFKRNGKMRLKYKLYKEVIGAFYEMAENLSAADKERDRLEKTREEWMTGISHDLRTPLSTIQGYAHLLESGQYRWDEEELQDMGRMIREKGDYMTALIEDFSLAFQLQNQSLPHQLKPVDLHELVRGIMLKFANDRTLEDVPFNFKSADLKIYIQADRRWFERMLDNLIYNCIKHNPKGTSVTASVSRQGESAVVTIADNGAGMDEETVRHLFDRYFRGTSTDEQTEGAGLGMSIARAIAELHGGSIQVSSVKHKGTVFRLAFPLGGE
- a CDS encoding tRNA-dihydrouridine synthase; this translates as MSTNFWRDLPRPFFVLAPMEDVTDVVFRHVVSAAGRPDVFFTEFTNSDSYCHPDGIESVRGRLTFTEDEQPMVAHIWGDRPDYFRQMSIGMAEMGFKGIDINMGCPVPNVAQRGKGSGLILRPDVAAELVQAAKAGGLPVSVKTRLGFKEIDEWKEWLAHILKQDIANLSIHLRTRDEMSQVDAHWELIPEIKALRDEIAPDTLLTINGDIPDRQKGLELAEKYGIDGVMIGRGIFKNPFAFEKEPKEHSSEEYLDLLRLQLDLQDQYAETVPRSVTGLHRFFKIYVKGFPGAAELRSKLMNTKSTDEVRALLDNFGK
- a CDS encoding polysaccharide deacetylase family protein — protein: MKFVRFFVFFLIFALWISASHSHVTAAEQTRNIQLSKGSVKGEITLKPAAKLKVAYITFDDGPSRYTSQILDILKKKQVKASFFAVEPNIRAYRTSMNRVNREGHYIGLHSVSHSVKKLYRGSPKNVALEMEATRKTLQSVVKVNHYLVRVPYGSKPYMTKAYRDWLVRYHFKMWDWTIDSNDWRYKTSQYGTIIRNVKNAVPSVERQNKPIIILMHERPQTVRALPQIIDYLKSRGYVLVPYNPKQHVVSNFWNDGRL
- a CDS encoding PadR family transcriptional regulator, encoding MSKSKITSDLLRGHTDTMILRVLSEADRYGYEIVKLIAERSGGEYELKEATMYSSVRRLEADGDIEWYWGDESQGGRRKYFRITEKGKSTYASNIDNWEYAKKVLEKLL
- a CDS encoding pentapeptide repeat-containing protein — its product is MNEKLNQYVQGVFAPYNGVKSVDELKADLLSDLQERFSELKKEGKDDETALAITIDSIGDIEQTVLEVANLSRSLERQVITNLSASNLANSDFAGVTAHNGKFTSTALRGSDFTGADLTGSTFKSSDVREANFNSANLTDCNFSTLDLTSAAFQKTILVRTNFSKSGLAGATFKDATLTDVMLNACDVKKTTFENCVFDGVDFTYSDLTGLRFDGQTFIGVKFDKAGLENVSFKGATLKNVSFKGGVLSKKYYRAIKTVNFDGAMMDKLTFAALKGIEANLSNVTII
- a CDS encoding DUF5412 family protein, giving the protein MAWCRFDRFRFSSWDYSVSDHFFTFNKIDRQAMQKGPGPISSPSETYTANAFYELYGGAAGGVNVWVEITENNEAGNIKTIYYSDAKDDFSMKWMDEDTLYILNDNPEYPDSDRSIKLDVTKEIYDENGRACQSLLMKDEYEKCYQD
- a CDS encoding alpha/beta hydrolase, with amino-acid sequence MPKVEMDHVQLNYEVRGEGPPVIFLHGLGASWRMWEPQIDAFSSKYQMIMVDLRGHGESTKTFPDNTFSARVMAEDLKMLLDELHLSKIHLVGLSYGSVTAQLFALKYPHYINKLVLSNGYSEFPSKVSGWVLKLSNAIFKRLSYDTIINQMMKVYGKDEYTKSVLRNSFTFDKDMFILAKNSEFPYHTDQLHRITSPTLVMGGEKKVMGVDEKKGSQNLFAHIPDAVLVLFKDAFDPLSTMRKDLFNEMVLDFLEGREFKSHDGVTVYRKEPVKI
- a CDS encoding sigma-70 family RNA polymerase sigma factor, with product MNAGKKIPIDTKADHPDEREDYFRQVMEEHGTDLLKLAYSYVKNQETAKDLVQSSFVSFYLNLPSFKGDSSIKTWLYRITANKCKDHLRSAYVRRVFPVHYMKEAPHHENQTERALMDGEFSEWLKDCIFKLPVKYREVIMFYYYQELSAAEIAEVLQVPESTVRTRLDRARKKLAPLIKEEELFNE
- a CDS encoding DUF4179 domain-containing protein, with product MNKFKEQMDQTEFGSMKFDKVDQLAVMKEVRETQNRGRKRKKKFPSVILTTMAAAAILFVLLMQSPIKDQIEAGKPKPNTLLSQSNDPGLVAWSQKNDPQKVNQTSESSGIKVTIKEIMYDGYRMAIGYEVQSKTKFVGPVHNPKITVNGKGIDVSDTTDSVESQLNAYEKEAHSFSGVTSFFIKEKLPEKFEVKLQFYGNQNLMEARKTAAFDKARGTKGNWAFSIPVDKKGEIYTIKPKKSVTKDATKLSVDKVILAPSVTEVTAVKESKGKDAFKGSQYRILDDKGNLLAGFGDIELSGEEKNGKSIFRCIGRFAPADGIPSYIAVQPFTYNDAENNPDQGKITVKRITDPLPMVFPQNDKSIVVNKIEESKDKKRLKIYYEVKGDLPELRIRFFHLTIGNYESESRKDLLDQNLFKNITSNENEKVAEFNTGLRNDLYLSSPNVNPVLYKEMELKIPINKKDLIKK
- a CDS encoding sugar O-acetyltransferase, with amino-acid sequence MNLEEQKKFILTGQMYNDLTPELIKAREDAVFLTNEYNNSFSKPQHEREELLKKLVKSMGKGVHLEPNFRCEFGFNITIGDHFYANFDCVMLDGADIHIGDNVLFGPRVGIYTSNHAIDPKERAAGGCYAKPVRIGDNVWIGAGVHINQGVTIGENTIIGSGSVITKSIPANVIAAGVPCKVIREITEADRTGFVG